In the Vibrio gigantis genome, one interval contains:
- a CDS encoding YHS domain-containing (seleno)protein, which translates to MRKLITMVMLLVSPYVFAADEIYTGFFSSKALDGYDTVAYFTSGKPVEGSKQFSTEYKGADWYFSSEKNLTLFVNNPEKYAPQYGGYCAWAVSAKNDFAPGDPQYWTIVDDKLYLNYDQEIQETWEKDRAQHIQQADKAWPQLIK; encoded by the coding sequence ATGAGAAAACTAATCACCATGGTCATGCTACTTGTTAGCCCGTACGTATTTGCCGCCGATGAAATCTATACCGGCTTCTTTAGCAGCAAAGCACTCGATGGCTACGACACTGTGGCTTACTTCACCTCAGGAAAGCCTGTTGAAGGCAGCAAACAATTCAGCACTGAATACAAAGGCGCGGATTGGTATTTCTCTTCTGAAAAGAATCTGACTTTATTTGTTAATAATCCTGAAAAATATGCCCCTCAATATGGTGGTTATTGCGCATGGGCCGTTTCAGCCAAAAACGACTTTGCACCAGGTGATCCGCAATATTGGACCATAGTGGATGACAAACTTTACCTGAACTACGACCAAGAGATTCAAGAGACTTGGGAGAAAGACCGTGCACAGCATATTCAACAAGCCGATAAAGCTTGGCCGCAGCTGATTAAGTAA
- a CDS encoding Crp/Fnr family transcriptional regulator has product MHTSFIEQLQSFGFSESQVESLVSVAKPLELPTRHILINQGEMADSIYFVLEGLCHACYLTDDGKQYSKEFYWEQDWIIGFESLIKNQASPYLLETLTPITLLELPMKAVIEWRASNNPLYLKLLETQLMHKENKERFMLLYTPEQRYQLFCEHYPDLEQRLNDNQIAAYLGITAISLSRIKGRINNS; this is encoded by the coding sequence ATGCACACCTCTTTTATCGAACAACTGCAAAGCTTCGGCTTCTCAGAAAGTCAGGTTGAATCGCTAGTCTCTGTCGCCAAGCCTCTTGAGCTACCAACCAGACACATTCTTATTAACCAAGGAGAGATGGCAGACTCAATTTACTTCGTGCTTGAAGGCTTATGTCATGCTTGCTACCTCACTGATGATGGTAAACAATACAGCAAAGAGTTCTACTGGGAACAGGACTGGATCATCGGCTTTGAGAGCCTGATAAAAAACCAAGCGTCTCCTTACCTGCTTGAAACTCTCACGCCTATCACGCTATTAGAACTGCCAATGAAGGCCGTGATCGAGTGGCGTGCCTCTAATAATCCTCTGTATTTGAAATTGTTGGAAACCCAGCTGATGCACAAGGAAAACAAAGAGCGTTTCATGTTGCTCTATACCCCAGAGCAGCGTTACCAGCTTTTCTGTGAGCACTACCCAGATCTGGAACAACGCCTCAACGACAATCAAATTGCTGCCTACCTAGGAATAACGGCGATAAGCTTGAGTAGAATTAAAGGTCGAATTAACAATAGTTAA
- a CDS encoding DUF2780 domain-containing protein produces MKKVLITVLSSLAVVSCASTSDSEQTSSSSDTNYSQLSQTALMAAVNMWSQQNETTPLADTVADQASVTSDQAIGGIGSMLALAQNSLGTADNKELATLIPGMSSLESTGLSSLLSSQSAVESAFSSLGMDSSMVSTFAPIILQALQSQGATSGLMDSLAAIWK; encoded by the coding sequence ATGAAGAAAGTACTCATCACAGTTTTAAGCAGCCTCGCTGTTGTCTCTTGCGCTAGCACTAGCGACTCTGAACAAACCAGTTCATCATCAGATACCAACTATTCTCAACTATCGCAAACTGCCCTGATGGCAGCGGTGAATATGTGGTCTCAACAAAATGAAACAACACCACTTGCTGATACTGTTGCTGACCAAGCGTCTGTAACCAGCGATCAAGCTATTGGTGGAATTGGTTCAATGTTGGCGCTTGCACAAAATTCACTTGGCACAGCCGACAATAAAGAACTTGCGACACTTATTCCTGGCATGTCGAGCCTTGAGTCTACAGGTTTATCATCGCTACTAAGCTCACAAAGTGCCGTTGAAAGTGCCTTTTCTAGCCTAGGTATGGACTCATCAATGGTATCTACGTTTGCACCAATCATACTGCAAGCACTGCAATCGCAAGGTGCAACGAGTGGTTTAATGGATTCGTTAGCCGCGATTTGGAAATAG
- a CDS encoding LysM-like peptidoglycan-binding domain-containing protein: MNRRQKKKQKVDHLAEFKDRLNQVKAKMSSIDVKKIKTSTAQTWGALPKLHQRLLMVISPIVLILLFVPLPEPKVDATPTTSRVELEINTVGLSEQQNAQSSSSEPSNKNWQEYLVKQGDTLAQVFRNNDLSLSDLNALVRIEGADKPLSQIRKGQLVRFKLAETGQLDILQLEKGDTSVMFFRLSDGGFGRSK, translated from the coding sequence ATGAATCGTCGTCAAAAGAAAAAGCAGAAAGTTGACCACTTAGCAGAATTCAAGGATCGACTGAATCAGGTCAAAGCGAAAATGAGTTCGATCGATGTGAAGAAAATCAAAACCTCGACAGCGCAAACTTGGGGTGCTTTGCCGAAGTTACACCAAAGACTGTTGATGGTGATTTCTCCGATCGTACTGATATTACTTTTTGTGCCGCTACCAGAACCAAAAGTAGATGCTACTCCAACAACATCGCGCGTTGAGCTTGAAATAAACACCGTAGGCTTAAGCGAACAGCAAAATGCCCAGAGTAGCTCATCAGAGCCGAGTAACAAAAATTGGCAGGAGTACCTAGTTAAGCAAGGTGATACCTTGGCTCAGGTTTTCCGAAACAACGATCTATCGCTGTCTGATTTAAATGCGCTAGTCCGCATTGAAGGGGCAGACAAACCACTCAGCCAAATTCGCAAAGGTCAGTTAGTTCGATTCAAATTAGCTGAGACCGGACAACTTGATATCCTGCAATTAGAGAAGGGCGACACCTCAGTCATGTTCTTCCGTTTATCTGATGGTGGCTTTGGCCGCAGCAAATAG
- a CDS encoding FKBP-type peptidyl-prolyl cis-trans isomerase: MSEVKFETVEQKASYGIGLQMGQQLAGSGLEGLNVDAIAAGIATALVGDMPAIEVDEINNALQELHTRGEAARQELAKAAAADGEAFLADNALRSEVTVLESGLQYEVLTEGTGEIPTADKQVRVHYHGELTDGTVFDSSVSRGQPAEFPVTGVIQGWVQALQMMPVGSKWKLYIPQDLAYGERGAGAAIPPFAALVFEVELLAIL, translated from the coding sequence ATGTCTGAAGTAAAATTTGAAACTGTAGAGCAAAAAGCTAGCTACGGTATCGGTCTACAAATGGGCCAACAACTTGCTGGTTCTGGTCTTGAAGGCCTAAACGTTGACGCAATCGCTGCTGGTATCGCAACAGCTCTAGTTGGCGACATGCCTGCTATCGAAGTTGACGAAATCAACAACGCACTACAAGAGCTACACACTCGTGGTGAAGCTGCACGTCAAGAACTAGCTAAAGCTGCAGCTGCTGACGGCGAAGCTTTCCTAGCTGACAACGCTCTTCGTTCAGAAGTAACAGTTCTTGAGTCTGGCCTTCAGTACGAAGTGCTAACTGAAGGTACTGGCGAAATCCCAACTGCAGACAAGCAAGTTCGTGTTCACTACCACGGCGAACTAACTGACGGTACTGTTTTCGACAGCTCTGTATCTCGCGGTCAACCAGCTGAATTCCCAGTAACTGGCGTAATTCAAGGTTGGGTACAAGCTCTACAAATGATGCCTGTTGGCTCTAAGTGGAAGCTATACATCCCTCAAGATCTAGCATACGGTGAGCGTGGCGCAGGTGCTGCAATCCCACCATTTGCAGCTCTAGTATTTGAAGTAGAACTACTAGCGATTCTTTAA
- the rplQ gene encoding 50S ribosomal protein L17, whose product MRHRKSGRQLNRNSSHRKAMFSNMASSLVRHEVIKTTVPKAKELRRVIEPLITLAKTDSVANRRLAFARTRDNEVVAKLFNELGPRFAARQGGYTRILKCGFRTGDKAPMAYIELVDRPAAEEAAE is encoded by the coding sequence ATGCGCCATCGTAAAAGTGGTCGTCAACTCAACCGCAACAGCAGTCATCGCAAAGCGATGTTCAGCAACATGGCTAGCTCTCTTGTTCGTCACGAAGTTATTAAAACTACCGTGCCTAAAGCAAAAGAACTACGTCGCGTAATTGAGCCATTGATTACCCTAGCTAAGACAGACAGTGTTGCTAACCGTCGTCTTGCATTTGCTCGCACTCGTGATAACGAAGTTGTGGCAAAACTATTTAATGAACTAGGCCCGCGTTTCGCGGCTCGCCAAGGTGGTTACACTCGCATTCTTAAATGTGGTTTCCGTACTGGTGATAAAGCTCCAATGGCTTACATTGAGCTTGTAGACCGCCCAGCTGCTGAAGAAGCTGCTGAGTAA
- the rpsK gene encoding 30S ribosomal protein S11, with amino-acid sequence MAKQPTRARKRVRKQVADGVAHIHASFNNTIVTITDRQGNALAWATAGGSGFRGSRKSTPFAAQVAAERCGEMAKEYGLKNLEVMVKGPGPGRESTVRALNAAGFRITNIVDATPIPHNGCRPPKKRRV; translated from the coding sequence ATGGCAAAACAACCAACTCGCGCGCGTAAGCGCGTACGCAAGCAAGTAGCTGATGGCGTAGCGCACATTCATGCTTCTTTCAACAACACAATCGTAACTATCACTGACCGTCAAGGCAACGCTCTTGCATGGGCTACAGCAGGTGGTTCAGGTTTCCGTGGTTCTCGTAAATCTACTCCGTTCGCAGCACAAGTTGCAGCTGAGCGTTGTGGTGAAATGGCTAAAGAATATGGCCTAAAGAACTTGGAAGTTATGGTTAAGGGTCCAGGTCCAGGTCGCGAATCTACTGTTCGTGCACTGAACGCTGCTGGTTTCCGTATCACTAACATTGTTGATGCGACACCAATCCCTCATAACGGTTGTCGTCCACCTAAGAAACGTCGCGTTTAA
- a CDS encoding GNAT family N-acetyltransferase: protein MITWHSIPFSELSTQQLYQLLQLRVDVFVVEQTCPYPELDGKDTLEGVQHLMGYADGELIACARLLPPGTTYDNASIGRVATKQSARGNGLGHKLLVEALARCEALWPNTTIDIGAQEHLESFYASHGFKTISDMYLEDDIPHVDMTLEK from the coding sequence ATGATCACTTGGCACTCTATTCCCTTTTCTGAACTTTCAACACAACAGCTCTATCAACTGCTGCAATTACGAGTCGACGTATTTGTCGTTGAGCAAACCTGCCCTTATCCAGAGCTCGATGGTAAAGATACCCTTGAAGGTGTTCAGCACCTAATGGGCTATGCAGACGGAGAACTCATCGCTTGTGCTCGTTTATTGCCACCTGGTACAACTTATGACAATGCCAGTATTGGCCGAGTTGCCACCAAGCAATCAGCAAGAGGCAATGGTTTAGGACATAAGTTGCTGGTGGAAGCATTAGCTCGCTGTGAGGCATTATGGCCGAACACGACCATCGACATTGGTGCGCAAGAGCACCTAGAAAGCTTCTACGCTAGCCATGGATTTAAAACAATCTCAGATATGTATTTGGAAGATGACATTCCACACGTAGACATGACATTAGAGAAGTAA
- the rpsD gene encoding 30S ribosomal protein S4 translates to MARYLGPKLKLSRREGTDLFLKSGVRAIDTKCKIDNAPGVHGARRGRLSEYGVQLREKQKVRRIYGVLEKQFRNYYKEAARLKGNTGANLLQLLEGRLDNVVYRMGFGATRAESRQLVSHKSILVNGKVVNVPSFKVAANDVVSIREKAKQQSRIKAALEVAEQREKPTWIEVDAGKMEGTFKRMPERSDLSADINEHLIVELYSK, encoded by the coding sequence ATGGCAAGATATTTGGGTCCTAAGCTGAAGCTTAGCCGTCGCGAAGGTACTGACTTATTCCTTAAGTCTGGTGTCCGTGCGATCGATACCAAGTGTAAAATTGATAACGCACCAGGTGTACACGGCGCTCGTCGCGGTCGTCTATCTGAGTATGGCGTTCAGCTTCGTGAGAAGCAAAAAGTTCGTCGTATCTACGGCGTTCTAGAAAAACAATTCCGCAACTACTACAAAGAAGCTGCACGTCTTAAAGGCAACACAGGTGCAAACCTGCTTCAGCTTCTTGAAGGTCGTCTTGATAACGTAGTTTACCGTATGGGCTTTGGCGCTACTCGTGCTGAATCTCGTCAACTAGTTAGCCACAAGTCTATTCTAGTTAACGGTAAAGTTGTAAACGTTCCTTCTTTCAAAGTAGCGGCAAACGACGTTGTTTCTATCCGCGAGAAAGCTAAACAGCAATCTCGTATTAAAGCGGCTCTAGAAGTTGCTGAACAACGTGAAAAGCCAACTTGGATTGAAGTAGATGCTGGCAAAATGGAAGGTACATTCAAGCGTATGCCTGAGCGTTCTGACCTATCAGCTGACATCAATGAACACTTGATCGTCGAACTTTACTCTAAGTAA
- a CDS encoding DMT family transporter, whose protein sequence is MSNITVGILLLIAGNLFASLSDVAVKLLNGEVPPLQYIFFRQLISLLLITPFWLQQSKEQRRLQQAKVTLIRGQLILIGSGCMVVAITHMSLATANAVFYVAPLLMLPLSVLLLKEQPALGKVIATTVGFIGALIVLRPSQFHWAALFALGTALTLALFNVLVRKLPSEQSVVTTLWWTTLFSIPASLILCLLYWQPVSLEHLGYIALSATLILSYNGLAVAAYQKAHSSQIALAEYSGLVFVALIGAIWFDEIPDTLTFIGIMLIILPLAPFKRPKKRANA, encoded by the coding sequence ATGTCAAATATCACTGTCGGTATCCTACTTTTGATTGCGGGCAACCTGTTTGCTTCGCTCTCTGACGTCGCTGTGAAGCTATTGAACGGCGAAGTACCACCTCTTCAGTATATTTTTTTCCGTCAGTTGATATCTCTGTTACTAATTACTCCTTTTTGGCTGCAACAAAGCAAAGAGCAACGCCGCCTGCAACAAGCCAAGGTCACCTTAATTCGTGGACAACTGATCTTAATCGGTAGTGGATGTATGGTGGTCGCGATCACCCATATGTCTTTAGCGACAGCTAACGCGGTATTTTACGTCGCCCCATTACTGATGCTGCCTCTGTCAGTACTTCTACTAAAAGAGCAACCTGCGCTAGGCAAGGTCATCGCCACAACTGTCGGCTTTATTGGCGCGCTGATCGTGTTACGGCCATCGCAGTTTCACTGGGCTGCACTATTTGCATTGGGGACAGCACTGACACTTGCCCTGTTTAATGTACTGGTAAGAAAACTTCCTAGTGAACAATCCGTAGTGACGACGCTGTGGTGGACAACCCTCTTCTCAATACCAGCCTCGTTAATACTGTGCTTATTGTATTGGCAACCCGTGTCTTTAGAACATCTTGGATACATAGCACTAAGCGCGACACTAATACTGAGTTACAACGGACTTGCTGTGGCCGCCTACCAAAAAGCTCACTCAAGCCAGATTGCTCTAGCTGAATATTCAGGCTTGGTGTTTGTCGCGTTAATTGGCGCTATATGGTTCGATGAAATCCCAGATACGCTAACCTTCATTGGTATTATGTTGATCATCTTACCGCTCGCACCTTTCAAGCGACCAAAAAAAAGAGCTAATGCTTAG
- a CDS encoding DinB family protein: MNPIAQPSAFAAVSPSIKGAVEILNQGLEFLTAISDSDYLTSAKPHVTSSIGEHTRHTLDLFHALILKEDATIDYNTRRRGHPVEYDRSIAIKEIHYVINWLERLDHHDLEAPITIQTEVSMDTQVFASLPSTLEREITFAALHANHHYAMIKVITTFLDVETCNTFGYAPTTSSYLREQ; encoded by the coding sequence ATGAACCCGATAGCCCAGCCGAGCGCCTTTGCCGCTGTCTCTCCTAGTATCAAGGGAGCGGTAGAGATACTGAATCAAGGCCTAGAGTTTCTGACAGCAATTTCTGATAGCGATTATCTAACGAGTGCTAAGCCACACGTCACTAGCTCTATTGGTGAGCATACTCGCCATACGCTGGATCTTTTTCACGCATTGATTTTGAAAGAGGATGCGACCATTGATTACAACACTCGCCGTCGTGGTCACCCAGTCGAATACGATAGGTCGATTGCAATCAAAGAGATCCACTACGTGATCAATTGGCTGGAGCGATTAGACCATCATGATCTAGAAGCGCCTATCACGATCCAAACTGAAGTTTCGATGGATACTCAAGTGTTCGCTAGCCTGCCTTCAACACTAGAAAGAGAGATAACCTTTGCAGCGCTGCACGCTAATCATCATTACGCGATGATCAAAGTGATCACCACCTTCCTTGATGTTGAAACCTGTAACACCTTTGGTTATGCCCCAACCACCAGTAGCTATCTGAGGGAGCAATAA
- a CDS encoding lysophospholipid acyltransferase family protein, which produces MIDSPFRLPRYTPFGLGESVVEWATGLSKLDRLYQDRQDELSSFEFMNYTLAALNIDYSIASGSTENIPEEGPVVIVANHPLGAIEGVILADLVGSVRKDVKVLANELLKRLPELDDLFIGVDVFNGKESKRTNAKAIRDANHHLADGGLLIVFPAGEVSSYRKGAKTLTDIEWSKSVAKFVKRHQATTVPIFINGKNSELFYQAGRVHPLLRTALLGRELLNKQATTISISIGSSIPYSEIKSFEKEMDIVNYLRLNTYLMSQQDSPNTPTHAPSFDTQVIAPISPEVLAIEIDSLSEETKLLEQGDFEVYCTPSQSIPNLMREIGRVREESFREVGEGSGLACDLDDYDLYYHQLFVWNKAKAELVGAYRLGMVDKLIAEHGLDQLYSRSLFNYNQEFIDTLDNSIELGRSVVSKPYQKSLNSLLLLWKGIATFVSRHPQYTHLFGPVSISNDYSHNARLLIATTLSIHHYDEEKASLVSPSSPLNTSSHVFWQNHLLSSLASVPLLSKVLARMEQGKGLPVLLRQYLGMNGKLVCFNVDPSFNDALDGLIVVNLKKVPLKTLGKYMGRELAQDYLEQHALR; this is translated from the coding sequence ATGATTGATAGTCCTTTTCGTTTACCGCGTTACACGCCTTTTGGTTTGGGTGAGTCTGTTGTCGAGTGGGCAACTGGGCTATCTAAGCTAGACCGACTCTATCAAGATCGACAAGACGAGTTATCTAGCTTCGAATTCATGAATTACACCCTGGCGGCACTCAATATCGACTACTCCATTGCATCGGGAAGCACGGAAAACATTCCAGAAGAAGGTCCTGTCGTGATTGTAGCGAACCACCCACTTGGCGCCATTGAAGGTGTGATCCTAGCTGATCTCGTAGGATCAGTAAGGAAGGATGTGAAGGTATTGGCGAATGAGTTACTCAAACGGCTACCTGAACTGGATGATCTTTTCATTGGTGTTGATGTCTTTAATGGTAAAGAGTCGAAAAGGACCAATGCCAAAGCTATTCGAGATGCCAATCATCACCTAGCCGATGGTGGACTGCTGATCGTGTTCCCAGCCGGAGAGGTATCCAGTTACCGAAAAGGAGCAAAAACACTTACCGACATCGAGTGGAGTAAATCGGTCGCTAAGTTTGTTAAGCGCCATCAAGCGACGACGGTTCCAATCTTTATCAATGGTAAAAACAGTGAGCTTTTCTACCAAGCCGGTCGTGTGCATCCACTATTGAGAACCGCTCTACTCGGGCGTGAACTTCTTAATAAACAGGCGACAACTATCTCTATCTCGATTGGCTCATCGATTCCGTATTCAGAAATAAAATCGTTTGAAAAAGAGATGGATATCGTCAACTACCTAAGGCTCAACACCTATCTTATGAGTCAACAAGATAGCCCGAACACACCGACCCACGCGCCCTCTTTCGATACCCAAGTGATTGCGCCAATATCACCAGAAGTATTGGCAATCGAAATAGATTCACTCTCTGAAGAAACGAAGCTACTCGAACAAGGTGACTTCGAGGTCTATTGCACGCCAAGCCAATCTATTCCCAACTTAATGCGAGAGATTGGTCGAGTCAGAGAAGAAAGCTTTCGAGAAGTCGGTGAAGGTAGTGGGCTTGCTTGTGACTTGGATGATTATGACCTTTACTACCATCAACTGTTTGTGTGGAACAAAGCTAAGGCCGAATTAGTCGGTGCTTATCGACTGGGTATGGTCGACAAGCTAATTGCCGAACACGGATTAGACCAACTCTATTCCCGTAGCCTGTTCAACTACAATCAAGAGTTCATCGATACCCTAGATAACAGTATTGAACTTGGTCGCTCTGTAGTGAGTAAACCTTATCAAAAGAGCCTCAATTCACTGTTACTGCTATGGAAAGGCATTGCGACTTTTGTCTCTCGACACCCTCAATATACTCACCTGTTTGGCCCGGTCAGTATCAGTAATGATTACAGCCACAATGCGCGCCTGTTGATCGCGACTACCTTATCGATTCACCATTATGATGAAGAAAAGGCAAGCCTGGTTTCTCCGTCGTCACCACTCAATACCAGTAGTCATGTGTTCTGGCAAAATCACTTATTGTCTTCACTGGCAAGTGTGCCTCTGCTTTCCAAAGTGCTAGCTCGTATGGAGCAAGGAAAAGGCTTACCGGTACTACTACGCCAATACCTAGGGATGAATGGCAAGCTGGTGTGTTTTAACGTCGACCCATCGTTTAATGATGCGCTAGATGGTTTGATTGTGGTGAACCTTAAGAAGGTACCATTGAAAACCTTAGGTAAGTACATGGGTCGAGAGCTTGCTCAAGATTACCTAGAGCAGCACGCCCTACGCTGA
- a CDS encoding DNA-directed RNA polymerase subunit alpha, producing MQGSVTEFLKPRLVDIEQINTTHAKVTLEPLERGFGHTLGNALRRILLSSMPGCAVTEVEIEGVLHEYSTKEGVQEDILEILLNLKGLAVRVAEGKDEVFITLNKSGSGPVVAGDITHDGDVEIANPEHVICHLTDDNAEIAMRIKVERGRGYVPASARIHTEEDERPIGRLLVDATYSPVDKIAYAVEAARVEQRTDLDKLVIDMETNGTLEPEEAIRRAATILAEQLDAFVDLRDVRVPEEKEEKPEFDPILLRPVDDLELTVRSANCLKAEAIHYIGDLVQRTEVELLKTPNLGKKSLTEIKDVLASRGLSLGMRLENWPPASIAED from the coding sequence ATGCAGGGTTCTGTAACAGAATTTCTTAAGCCGCGTCTTGTTGACATTGAACAGATCAATACGACACACGCGAAAGTAACTCTTGAGCCATTAGAGCGCGGTTTCGGCCACACTCTAGGTAATGCTCTTCGCCGCATTCTTCTATCTTCTATGCCGGGTTGTGCCGTAACAGAAGTTGAAATTGAAGGTGTGCTACACGAATACAGCACTAAAGAAGGCGTTCAGGAAGATATCCTGGAAATCCTTCTAAACCTTAAAGGTTTGGCTGTACGCGTTGCTGAAGGCAAAGATGAAGTGTTTATTACACTGAACAAATCAGGCTCAGGCCCTGTTGTTGCAGGTGACATCACCCACGATGGTGATGTAGAGATCGCTAACCCTGAGCACGTAATTTGTCACCTAACGGATGACAACGCTGAGATCGCTATGCGTATCAAAGTAGAACGTGGTCGTGGTTACGTTCCAGCTTCAGCTCGTATCCATACTGAAGAAGATGAGCGTCCTATCGGTCGTCTACTAGTTGACGCTACTTACAGCCCGGTTGATAAAATCGCTTACGCTGTAGAAGCGGCACGTGTAGAACAACGTACTGATTTAGACAAGCTTGTTATCGATATGGAAACGAACGGTACTCTAGAACCTGAGGAAGCAATCCGTCGTGCAGCTACTATTTTAGCTGAACAACTGGATGCGTTCGTAGATCTTCGTGATGTACGTGTACCTGAGGAGAAGGAAGAGAAGCCAGAATTCGATCCTATCCTACTACGTCCTGTAGACGATCTTGAACTAACAGTTCGCTCTGCTAACTGTTTGAAAGCAGAAGCGATTCACTACATCGGTGATCTTGTACAGCGCACTGAGGTTGAGCTACTTAAAACGCCAAACCTTGGTAAGAAATCTCTTACAGAGATTAAAGATGTGCTTGCTTCACGTGGTCTTTCTCTAGGCATGCGTCTAGAAAACTGGCCACCAGCGTCAATCGCTGAAGATTAA
- a CDS encoding NRDE family protein: MCSVSWLLEENGYQVFFNRDEQKTRALAMPPKQYQVNGVDIIMPLDPTGGGSWISINEFGLSLCLLNNYQGMVPVGPLVSRGLLLKNLSSSRNISQLSEAFHRLNLHSFAPFTLLAFAPNLTQNNGVVIAYMWDGIQLRVVETDSPLFSSGVDLERVQAYRQAQYDQLVATEKNQRNLLKFHSHHHSEQPHLATCMHREDAHTVSFTHLRNLHGHASMFYAPGSPCEPIKPYQINQQRFTFDLSPAINL; this comes from the coding sequence ATGTGTTCAGTATCTTGGTTGCTTGAAGAGAATGGCTATCAGGTCTTTTTTAATCGTGATGAACAAAAGACCCGAGCATTGGCAATGCCACCTAAACAGTATCAGGTTAATGGTGTCGATATCATCATGCCACTCGACCCAACAGGCGGTGGTAGCTGGATCAGCATTAACGAGTTCGGACTTTCACTGTGCCTACTCAATAACTATCAAGGCATGGTGCCAGTCGGCCCATTAGTCAGCCGTGGTTTGTTACTGAAGAACCTATCATCGAGTCGTAATATCAGCCAGCTTTCAGAGGCTTTTCATCGACTCAACCTACACTCGTTTGCCCCATTTACCCTACTGGCTTTTGCTCCAAATTTGACGCAGAACAATGGTGTGGTGATTGCCTATATGTGGGATGGAATTCAACTGAGAGTAGTGGAAACCGACTCACCTCTATTCTCATCCGGTGTTGATTTAGAACGAGTACAAGCGTACCGACAAGCCCAATACGATCAACTCGTCGCAACAGAGAAAAATCAGCGAAACCTACTTAAGTTTCACTCTCACCATCACAGTGAGCAGCCCCATTTAGCAACCTGTATGCATCGTGAAGACGCTCACACAGTCAGCTTTACCCATTTACGTAATCTGCATGGTCACGCCTCGATGTTTTATGCACCCGGCTCACCTTGCGAACCAATCAAACCATACCAGATAAATCAGCAGCGTTTTACCTTCGATTTATCACCAGCAATCAATCTATAG
- the rpmJ gene encoding 50S ribosomal protein L36 has translation MKVRASVKKICRNCKVIKRNGVVRVICSEPKHKQRQG, from the coding sequence ATGAAAGTTCGTGCTTCCGTTAAAAAAATCTGCCGTAACTGTAAAGTTATCAAGCGTAACGGTGTCGTTCGCGTGATTTGCAGTGAGCCAAAGCATAAGCAACGCCAAGGCTAA
- the rpsM gene encoding 30S ribosomal protein S13: protein MARIAGINIPDHKHSVIALTAIYGIGKTRSQAILAEVGIAEDAKISELTEEQIDQLRDGVAKYTVEGDLRREVSMNIKRLMDLGCYRGLRHRRSLPLRGQRTKTNARTRKGPRKPIKK from the coding sequence ATGGCCCGTATAGCCGGCATTAACATTCCTGATCATAAGCATTCTGTAATTGCACTTACTGCAATCTACGGTATCGGTAAAACTCGCTCTCAAGCTATTCTAGCTGAAGTGGGTATTGCTGAAGATGCTAAGATCAGTGAACTAACTGAAGAGCAGATCGATCAACTGCGTGATGGTGTAGCTAAGTACACTGTAGAAGGTGATCTACGTCGTGAAGTATCGATGAACATCAAGCGTCTTATGGACCTTGGCTGTTACCGCGGTCTTCGTCATCGTCGCAGTCTACCACTACGTGGACAGCGTACTAAAACCAACGCTCGCACCCGTAAGGGTCCGCGCAAGCCGATCAAGAAATAG